A region of the Streptomyces sp. NBC_00442 genome:
GGCCCGCTGCAGGGGGATGTTCTGTACCGGGGTTCGCGCCCCCTCGTGTGTTCTCTTTCGCCACCCGCCGATCGGCTCATCAGAGGCGGGTGTGCATGCATGGTCGGCAGCCGCGTGGCAATGTCGTGAAGGTCGATTCACCCAGTTCCTGGAGGTATCACCTCATGACCCGTCTGCGCCTTCCCGCGCTCGCCGTTGGTTCCCTGCTCCTGCTCGGTGCCCTCGCCGGCACCACCGGCTCAGCATCCGCCGCGGGGGATCTGCCCGTCATCAAGTGCGGTCCTGTCAAAGACACACAAGGCAACGGCGTCGAGGCCGAAGAGTGTGGGACCACGGACGGAACGGCCTGGGGTCGCAGGGACTACACGGACGGCCTGGTCATCGAGGGGAAGGACCAGGACGGCGCCGGCGTGCTCAGCAGGTGGACGTGCGGGAGCGGCAAGTCATATACGGGCCCGTACTTCCCGGCCACAGCTGAGAAATGCGTCAAACAAAAAATCTGATCCGCCCGTTTGCAACGGTCTGCCGTCCAACCTGGCGGCAGACCGTTGACGGTCATCAAAGGGCTATCTGTGCCCGTAAGCAGCGCGCCCCACTTCGACACCACGTCATCGGGGCAAATGCCATCACACCGCACAGCAGGAAAGTCGTGGCTCTCCCACGCGCTCCTGACCGCGCTGACATCCAGGTTCAAAGATGGGTTCTGAGCACGCTCGGAAATCGCGATGACCGGCTGGCGTCCACCACTCGGCGAGCCGGGCACTGAGCGGTTGGAGGGGCTGGCGGCCGGGGTCCGGCAGTGGTCGGCGCCGCTGCCGGACCGCCTCGTCCAGACGGCCGTCGAAATGCCAGCCGCGTACCTCGTGCCCGTCCTCGCGTTCGCCGCCGGTGCGGTCCCGCGGTTGGCAGGGAGAGGACCCCCTGCGAACCGATTGCCGCACGGGTAGGCGAAGGTCCTTCAGGGCCCCGTCACGCGGTCGCCCATCGATTGCCCGTTCTCAGTGCCAATCGCCGTACCAGTCCCGAGGCTGCACTCGCAGGGCGTGGTCAGCGGACCGCTAGAGCCTGGCGTGCCTTCTCTGAACCAAGACCGCGACGCGCTGGCCGAGGGGCGGGTGGTGGGCGCGACGCTGGCGGGGTCGGATGGCCTTGGGCGCGCGTTTGTCACGTCCCGCTGGTCCCCAGCCGCATAAGCCTGTCGGGGGACGCCTGCCAGCGCGGCTCGTTGTTCAGATCATGACCAAGCAAGGCATCGCAGTCATGGCACTAGGATGGGCAGCCCTCGTAGCTCTGCCGTGCAGCGGGGCACAAGCTGCTGTGGTTCCACCAGACCACGTCTCCATTACGGCTCTTATCGGCCCCCGGCTGTGAGAACTCGATGATGGTCCCTTGAACTACAACAAGGAACTCTCCGCATCGAAGGTCCCAGACATCCTCATCAATTCGAAAATCCCTGACATCTTCAAGGACTATATTCTCCGCAACAACTTCGTGGGCGATGAGCTGCTGGAGTCAACAAGCCTTATGGTGCCAATATCCGTGAGGCAGACGCGGTTCCGGGTACTGTCGCTCACACGCCGTAGGCATCTCGGCTGCCACGGACCCGTGCAGAGGCCCGAACCTAGAACACGGCCTAGTAGTGCTTTGTTAGGTGTCCTTGTCGTGTCGGGGCTCTGGTAGTTCGCTGGCTGTATGAGGGCTGGGGAGCTTGCGGCGGTACGGATGCGGCTGGAGGAGTTCGCGTCCGAGGTGTTCGCGCCCTTGGTGCGGCGGGATCAGCGCGAGAAGGGTGCCTTGTACCTGCGGGGGCTGCTGCTGGACGGCCGCAGGAAGTCGATGCAGCCGATGGCGGAACGCCTCGGTGTCGATCACCAGCAGTTGCAGCAGTTCATGACGTCCTCGACGTGGGCGGTCCAGGACGTGCAGTCCCGGCTGGCATGGCGGGCGGTGGCGTCGGTGCGGCCGCAGGTGTGGGTGGTGGACGACACCGGTTTCCCCAAGGACGGCCGTTGTTCGCCCGGGGTGGCCCGGCAGTACTCCGGCACTCTGGGCAAGGTCGGCAACTGCCAGATCGGCGTCAGCGTTCATGCCGCGTCCGATACCGCCTCGTGTCCGTTGTCCTGGCGGCTGTTCCTTCCCGCCCCCTGGGACGGGCCCGAGGCCGCGGCACGCCGGCGGGCCTGCCGGATACCCGAGGCCGAACACCACCGGCCCAAGTGGCAGCTCGCCCTGGACATGCTCGACGAACTCGCCGCCACCGGTCTGCGGCCCGCTGTGCTGGTCGCGGACACCGGCTACGGCGCCAACGCCGACTTCCGCCGCGGCCTGGAAGACCGCGGCCTGGCCTACGTCCTGCAGGCCAAGGGCGAGATGACCGCCCATGGCGAACAGGCCGCACCCCACCAGCCGGCCTACGGCGGTCTGGGACCTCGGCCGCTGCCCCGCTACCGCACCAGCCCGTGCTCCCTTCGCGAGCACGCCCTGACCGCGGGCCGCGACAGCGGCCGGACCGTGTCCTGGCGCAAGGGCTCGAAGGCAGCGATGAGTTCACACTTCGTGTTCCTGCGGGTGAGGCTCGCCGGGCGCCGCCCCAAGCCCGCCGACGACGGAACGATCCCATTGGTCTGGCTGATCGCCCAGTGGCCCGGGGGCGAGAGCGAGCCGGTGAAGTACTGGATCTCGAACCTGCCCGCCGGCATGCCCGCCAAAGACCTCGTTCGCCTGGCGAAAGCCCGCTGGCGGATCGAGCACGACTACCGGGAACTGAAGACCGCCCTGGGCCTGGACCACTTCGAAGGCCGCTCGTTCACCGGCTGGCACCGCCACGTCACCCTCGTCACCGCCGCCCACCTGTTCCTGACCGAACAGCGGACCAGCCCAAAAGCCCCTGCCAGGGCCTGACCCTCTACCAGGCCCTGGACCTCCTTCAACACATCATCGCCACCTGGACCGGCACATGCCCCACCTGCCGACAACCCACCTGGCAGCCCTACGACACCACCTAACAAAGCACTACTAGGCCGTGTCTGACAAATGATCAGGCTGCGGTGTCGCGGAGCCACAGGACGAGCGAGACGGAGCTATGCGCTCCCAGGCCGCATCCGCCAACTCACCACGACCAGCCACAAGATCAAGTATGAGTCCCAGCGGCATGGGCGTGGTCCACGACTTCAGCGAAGTAGGGCCAGCCGTCTACTTCGAGGTTCTGCACCGATGGCCGGGTGTCCAGAGCGGGCGCCGCGGCGTCGAGCAGGCGCCGAACCGTTCCCGGCTCGTAGAGATTGAGCCAGGCGCGGTCCGGGAGGCGCACGACGGTGCCCGCCTCGCAGTACGAGTTCGAAACGATTCTGTCCGTGCCCGGGGCAAAGACCAAGGCCAATCGGCGTCGAACGCCTTGCGCCGACACCTCCGGGAAGAGAGAAAGTGTCAGCCGGCAGTCGGCGTAGTCCGGTCTCACCCGCTGCCGGACCGTCCAACACCAGACGGCTTCGTTGACCACGAGGTGGCGGACGCGTCGATCATTCCCCATCGAGTCAGCGTAGATCGTTGGGCTGGAGGAAAGGCATCTTTTCTTCGCAGGCCCCTACTTCTGCCGCGGTGCCGTCGGTTGCCGACTCCCCCTCGTTCTCGGCTCCGCCAGGACAGGCCGGAACCGAGGCCAACCAGATCCGCCGGACAGGCCCTAGTAGTGCTTTGTTAGGTGGTGTCGTAGGGCTGCCAGGTGGGTTGTCGGCAGGTGGGGCATGTGCCGGTCCAGGTGGCGATGATGTGTTGAAGGAGGTCCAGGGCCTGGTAGAGGGTCAGGCCCTGGCAGGGGCTTTTGGGCTGGTCCGCTGTTCGGTCAGGAACAGGTGGGCGGCGGTGACGAGGGTGACGTGGCGGTGCCAGCCGGTGAACGAGCGGCCTTCGAAGTGGTCCAGGCCCAGGGCGGTCTTCAGTTCCCGGTAGTCGTGCTCGATCCGCCAGCGGGCTTTCGCCAGGCGAACGAGGTCTTTGGCGGGCATGCCGGCGGGCAGGTTCGAGATCCAGTACTTCACCGGCTCGCTCTCGCCCCCGGGCCACTGGGCGATCAGCCAGACCAATGGGATCGTTCCGTCGTCGGCGGGCTTGGGGCGGCGCCCGGCGAGCCTCACCCGCAGGAACACGAAGTGTGAACTCATCGCTGCCTTCGAGCCCTTGCGCCAGGACACGGTCCGGCCGCTGTCGCGGCCCGCGGTCAGGGCGTGCTCGCGAAGGGAGCACGGGCTGGTGCGGTAGCGGGGCAGCGGCCGAGGTCCCAGACCGCCGTAGGCCGGCTGGTGGGGTGCGGCCTGTTCGCCATGGGCGGTCATCTCGCCCTTGGCCTGCAGGACGTAGGCCAGGCCGCGGTCTTCCAGGCCGCGGCGGAAGTCGGCGTTGGCGCCGTAGCCGGTGTCCGCGACCAGCACAGCGGGCCGCAGACCGGTGGCGGCGAGTTCGTCGAGCATGTCCAGGGCGAGCTGCCACTTGGGCCGGTGGTGTTCGGCCTCGGGTATCCGGCAGGCCCGCCGGCGTGCCGCGGCCTCGGGCCCGTCCCAGGGGGCGGGAAGGAACAGCCGCCAGGACAACGGACACGAGGCGGTATCGGACGCGGCATGAACGCTGACGCCGATCTGGCAGTTGCCGACCTTGCCCAGAGTGCCGGAGTACTGCCGGGCCACCCCGGGCGAACAACGGCCGTCCTTGGGGAAACCGGTGTCGTCCACCACCCACACCTGCGGCCGCACCGACGCCACCGCCCGCCATGCCAGCCGGGACTGCACGTCCTGGACCGCCCACGTCGAGGACGTCATGAACTGCTGCAACTGCTGGTGATCGACACCGAGGCGTTCCGCCATCGGCTGCATCGACTTCCTGCGGCCGTCCAGCAGCAGCCCCCGCAGGTACAAGGCACCCTTCTCGCGCTGATCCCGCCGCACCAAGGGCGCGAACACCTGGGACGCGAACTCCTCCAGCCGCATCCGTACCGCCGCAAGCTCCCCAGCCCTCATACAGCCAGCGAACTACCAGAGCCCCGACACGACAAGGACACCTAACAAAGCACTACTAGGCGCTCGCCGTCGGAAGGGTCAGTTCGAAGCGGCATCCCCCCGCGACGTTGCGCACTTCGGCGCGTCCGGAGTGGGCCTCCACTATGCCGCGCACGATCGCCAGGCCGAGGCCCGCGCCGCCGGGTGGGGTGCGTGCTTCGGTGCCGCGCCAGCCGGTGTCGAAGACTCGGGGCAGGTCGTCGTCGGGGATGCCGCCGCAGCCGTCGGTGACGGAGAGCGTGACCGCGCCGTCCCGGTCCTGGGCGCCGACCGCGACGGTGCCGTCGGCGGGGGTGTGCCGGATGGCGTTGACCAGCAGGTTGGCGAGGACGCGGGTCATTTCCTTGCCGTCCACTTCGACGGGTACCGCGTCGACGCGTTCTCCGACCAGGCGTACGCCGTGTTCGCGGGCGAGCGGGTCCGCCCCGGCCAGCGCGTCGCCGATCAGGTCGTGGACGGACATGCGGGCGGGGTTCAGTGAGAGCGCTCCCGCGTGGATCCGGGAGAGTTCGAAGAGGTCACCCACCATGGAGTTGAGGCGCTCGACCTCGGTCCTGATCTGACGGAAGTAGCGGTCCGGGTCCTTGGCCATGCCGTCTTCGAGCGCCTCGGCCATCGCGCGGAGCCCGGCGAGGGGGGTGCGCAGGTCGTGGGAGATCCAGGCGACGAGTTCCCGGCGTGAGGTTTCCAGTGCCCGCTCGCGTTCGCGCGACTCGGTCAGCTTGGCGCTGGTCGCCGCCAACTCCCGGCTCAGTGCGGCCAGTTCGGCGGTCGTGGGCCCTGCGGGTGCGTCGAATCTGCCGCCGTCGCCGAAGGAGCGGGTGGCGAGTGCCAGGCGTCGGCTGCTCGCGACGACCCGGCGGCCGAGCAGGAGCGCGGTGGCGAGTGACGCCACGGCGGCCATGGCGACGACGACGGTCACCACGGTGAGGTCGTGGGAGTTCAGGAGCATCGCCCAGGCGACGGCGAGGGTGCCGGCGAGCATGGCGAGGACCGCGACGGCGGCGACGACGGTCACCGACGCGGTGAGTGAGCGGTGGCGCAGGAGGCGCAGGGCCAGGGCTCCGCAGAGTCCCGCGGCGGCCGCGCCCAGGAAGGCGTACAGGGCGATGAGCAGGACGTCACCCACGGTGGGCCCCCTCCGTGATCGCGCTCTCAAGCGGTCCGGCCCCTGTGGAGGACGTGTCCGGTCGGGTCTGCGTGGGGGACGTGTCCGGTCGGGTCTGCGTGGGGGACGTGTCCGGTCCGGCCTCGAAGCGGTAGCCGACGCCCCACACCGTGCGGATGAGGGCGGGCTTGGCGGGGTCGGTCTCGATCTTTCCGCGCAGGCGCCGCACGTGGACGGTGACCGTGGAGAGGTCGCCGAATTCCCAGCCCCACACCTCGTGCATCAGGCGCTCTCGCGAGATCGCTTCGCCGGGGCGTGCGAGGAGGTAGGCCAGGAGGTCGAACTCCCTCAGTGTCAGGGCGAGTTCACTTCCGTCCTTGGAGGCGGTGCGGGCGGCCGGGTCGAGCGCGATGCCGCAGCGGGTCATGGGCGGGCCGGGCCGGGCGGAGGCGGCGCGGGCTCTGCGCAGGACGGATTCGACGCGCAGCACCAGTTCGCGGGGGCTGAAGGGTTTCGTCACGTAGTCGTCGGCACCTATTTCCAGGCCGAGGATGCGGTCGTCCTCGTCGCCGCGCGCCGTCAGCATGATCACGGGTACGGGGGCGTCGGCGCGTAGTCGGCGGCACACCTCAAGTCCGTCCATGCCGGGCAGCATCAGGTCGAGTACGACCAGGTCGGGGCGGCGGCGGGCGGCCGCGCGCAGGGCGGCGGGGCCGTCGCCCGCGAGGTCGACGGCGTGGCCCGCCCGCTCCAGGTAGCCGGTGACGACTTCCGCGACGGTCGGGTCGTCGTCGACGACCAGGATGCGGCTCTCGGTGCTGTGCATGGAACCCAGCGTCGCACCGCCGGGAGGGGTCCGTCTGCGCCAGGTGGACCCCGGGCGGGGGATGTCCGCGTTTCGTAAGAACCCGATATCCGTTTTGCCGGGTTTTGATTCGTACGGTGAGGGCGTGACTGAAACCTCTTCCGCATCCCCCTCCGCACCCCGTGCGGTGACCGTGGACGTCGTGCTGCCCTGCCTCGACGAAGCCGAGGCACTGCCTTGGGTACTGGCCCGGATCCCGGACGGCTGGCGGGCCGTCGTCGTCGACAACGGCTCATCGGACGGTTCTCCCGATGTTGCACGCGCTCTCGGCGCGACGGTGGTGCACGAACCGCGGCGGGGCTTCGGCGCCGCCTGCCACGCCGGGCTGCTCGCGGCGGAGGCGGAGTTCGTCTGCTTCTGCGACTGTGACGCCTCCCTGGATCCCGCCGAACTCGTCCGCTATGTGAGGGAGGTCGCGGAGGGCACCGCCGACCTGGTGCTCGGCCGGCGCAGGCCTCAGGGGCTCGGTGCGTGGCCGCTGCACGCGCGCGCCGGGAACCTGGCGCTCGCCCGGATGCTGCGGCGCCGCACCGGGCTCCGCCTGCGCGACCTGGGGCCGCTGCGGGCCGCGCGCCGCGAGGCACTGCTCGAACTCGCTCTCACCGACCGCCGCAGCGGCTATCCGCTGCAGATGGTGGTGCGTGCGGCGGACGCGGGGTGGCGGGTGGCCGAGCACGACGTGGCCTACCGGCCGCGCACGGGGAAGTCGAAGGTCACCGGGACGTGGCGGGGTACCTGGCAGGCGGTGCACGACATGCGCCAGGTGCTGGCCGAGCGGCCGGCGGTCGCGCGCGCCGCGGCGGTCGTCCGATGACGGGCCGAGAGTGCTCTCAGACGTCGGGCACGACGCTGCTCGTCCTGGCGAAGGCGCCCGTTCCCGGCCGCGTCAAGACGCGGCTCACTCCCCCGTACACCCCGCAGGAGGCGGCCCGCATCGCCGAGGCGTCGCTCGCCGACACCCTCGACGCGGTACTCGCCACTCCCGCACGCAGGAGGGTTCTGGTGCTGGACGGTGAGCCGGGGCCGTGGCTTCCGCCCGGCATCGAGGTGATCGCGCAGTGCGCGGGCGGGCTCGACGAGCGGATCGCGGCGGCGTTCGCCGCGTGCACGGGTCCCGCGCTGCTGATCGGAATGGACACCCCGCAGGTCAGTCCGGCTCTGCTCGCGCCCGCATTGGCCGGGTCCGGGCCCGGCGACGCGTGGTTCGGGCCGGCCGACGACGGCGGGTTCTGGGCGCTCGGCCTGACCGAGCCCGACCCGTCCTTGCTCCTCGGGGTGCCGATGTCGGTGTCCGAGACCGGGCGCGTCCAGCGGCAGCGGCTGCACGACGCGGGGCTCGTCGTGCGGGAGCTGGCACGGCTGCGCGACGTGGACACCGCTCAGGACGCCCGGCTCGTCGCCGCCGAAGCCCCGCACGGCCGCTTCGCCCGGTCCTTGAGCGTCGAGCCCCTGGTGGGCGCACGCTCGCCGGACGGGCCTCCCACGGACGGCCCTCCCGGGGAAGCGCCCGCGGCCGGCGTGGGCTCGATGGCCGGGGTGCACGCATGGTGAGAGCGCTCTCGGCCACGGTCCCAGCGGCCTGGCACGCCGACCCCTACACGGATGCGCTGCGCTCGGGCCGGGGCCCGCTGTTCCTGCGCAGGCCCGACGGCTGGCTGCTGCCCCTCGAAGTCGAACGCTGGTGTGCGGAGCCGGACTTGGCGGACCGTACGGTGCTGCGCCGATGTCGGGGCACCGTCCTCGACATCGGGTGCGGGCCCGGCCGCCTGGTGGCCGCGCTCGCCGCCGACGGGATCGCCGCGCTCGGGGTCGACGTGAGCGCCGAAGCGGTCCGCCACACTCGGGACAGGGGCGGTAGCGCACTGTGCCGCTCGGTCTTCGACCACCTGCCGGGCGAGGGACGCTGGGACACCGCGCTGCTCGTCGACGGCAACGTGGGCATCGGAGGCGATCCCGCCGCCCTGCTCGGCCGGGTCGCCCAACTCGTTGTCCCGGGTGGCCTGTTGCTTGCCGAGGCGGCCCCGTACGAGATCGACGAACGGATGCGGGTCCGTGTCACCGACGCGCGCGGCGCGGCGGGCGGCGACTTCCCCTGGGCGCGGCTGGGCACGAACGCCCTGCTGTCCTGCGCGCTCCCCCTCGGCTGGCGCCCGGCCGGGCGCTGGACCGCGGCCGGACGCGCTTTCGTGGCACTGCGGCTGGACTGAGAACCCGGACGGCGAGCATGCGCAGATCCCGCTGCTTGACGAACGGCGACCGGCAGCGGGGCAAGGAGCAGGGGGCAGGGCCGGGGTTCAACCCCGACCCCGCCCCCCGGGTGTTCGGGTCAGCTCACGTTGACCGCGGTGTCGTCGATGACGAACGACGTGGCCAGGCTGGCGTCCTCCGCACCGTTGAACTTGAGGGTCACCGTCTGCCCCGCGAACGAGGACAGGTCGAAGGACTTCTGGGCGAAGCCGGTGTTCTTGTTGAGGTTGGAGTAGCTCGCCAGTGTGGTCGAACCGGCGGTCACCGTCAGCTTGTCGTAGGCGACGGTGGTGGTCGTCTCCTTGGTGTCGATGTGCAGGTAGTAGCTGAGGGTGGCGTGGCAGCCGGCCGGGATGGTCACCGTCTGGGAGAGCGAGTCGGTGTGGGTGGTGCCGTACCCGTTGAGCCAGGCCTTCCAGGAGCCGGAGTGCGCGGGCTCACCGCTGGAGCTGTCGACGACGCCGGAGGTCGCGGACCAGGGCGTCGCGCTGCCCGTCTCGAAGCCGGGGTTGCCGAGCAGTTGGGCCGCGGTGCAGCCGCCGCCGCCCGCGGGGGTGACGGTCCAGGTAAAGGACGTGGAGCCGCTGGCGTTGGTGGAGTCCTTGGCCGTGACCGTCACGTTGTAGCTGCCGGCGGTGGTGGGGGTGCCGGAGATGAGACCGGTCGAGGCGTTGATGGACAGGCCTGCCGGGAGGCCGGTGGCGCTGTAGGTCAGCGTCTGGCCGCTGCCGGAGTCGGTGGCGAGGATCTGGAGCGAGGCCGCCGTGTTGACCTGTGTCGACTGGTTGCCCGGGTTGGTCACCGTCACGGTGTTGCCGGTGCTGGTGCCGCTGGTGAAGGCGGCGGTGCCGTTCGGGGTGCCGAGTCCGGTCGGGCCGTCGTAGCCGGCGGCCGCCTTGCACAGGTAGGCCGGGCTGCAACTGCCGTTGGCGCCGGACGTCACGTCGTTGAGGGAGGAGGTGTGGGCGTACGGGTAGGACGCCGGGATGGTGTTCGCGGCCGGGGTACCGGCGAGGGCGTACACGCCGGCGATGATGGGCGAGGACGCGCTGGTGCCGCCGTACACGTTCCAGCCGCTGGCCTGGTAGCTGTCGTACACCGCGAGGCCGGTGTTGGGGTCGGCGACCGCGGAGACGTCGGCGACGGTGCGCTTGGCGCAGCCGGTGTCGTGCTGCCAGGACGGCTTGGGGTCGTAGGCGGAGCAGCCCGAGCCCGCGCCCTCGCCGCCGGAGCTGGAGCCCCAGACCGACTCGGACCAGCCGCGGGTGGTGCTCGCGCGGCTGAGGGAGGTGCCGCCGACGGAGGTCACGTACTGGGAGGCGGCGGGGTATTCGACGCCGTAGCCGCTGTCGCCGGAGGAGACGGTGATGGCGACGCCGGGGTGGTTGAAGTAGGAGGAGTCGGAGCTCGGGTCCGTGGAGTCCTCGGAGCCGCCGTAGCTGTTGGACACGTACTTGGCGCCCATCGTGACCGCGCGGTTCACCGCGGCACCGAGGTCGTCCATGTTCGCCGAGTTCGCCTCGACGAGCAGGATGTGGCACTGCGGGCACACGGCACTGACCATGTCGACGTCGAGGGAGATCTCACCGGCCCAACCCGAGTCCGCCGTCGGGTAGTTGGTGCCACCGTTCTGATCGGCCTTCTTGAAGCAGCCGTTCGCGGTGGTGCACGCCGGAAGACCGTACTGGGAACGATAGGTGGCCAGGTCCGACTCCGCGCTCGGATCGTCCTGCGCGTCCACGATCGCCACCGTCGTCCCGGCCCCGGCGTTCGCCGGCAGCGCGTAGGCGCTCTGCAGGTCGGAGGGGCCGTATCCGGAGGGCAGGAGGTTCGGGGATATCCCGAGGTGGTGCTGGACGTCGGTGCGGGCCAGGGCCAGGCAGGACATCATGCCGGCCTTGGCGGGCTGGGCGCACAGTCGCTGGGTGTTGGCGGCATGGGTGCCGGAACTCTGTGTGGCCGGGCTCTGTGTGGCCGAGCTCTGTGTGGCCGAGCTCTGTGTGGCCGAGCTCTGTGTGGCCGAGCTCTGTGTGGCCGAGCTCTGTGTGGCCGGGCTCTGTGTGGCGGCGGCGACGGACGGGGCGACGGCGATGAGTCCGCCGGTGACCAGGGCCGCCGCGCCGAGCGCGGCGGTGGCGACGCGCCCGGTCAGTGCGGGGAGGCCGAAGGGTCTCTTCACGTACAAGGAACTGCCCTCCATGGGGGGTTGATGCGCCCGATCGCGGCGAACGAAGGTGCTGAGCTGCGGCAGTGCGGCTGTGCGGTGCAGCCGTGCGATGTGCGGTGCGGACGGATCCGGCGCGTTCGGCGCGGTGACGCGGTGCGGCTGAGCAGCGCGGTTGAGCAGCGCAGGGGGTGAGGTCGTACTGATCGGAGATGCCTGATCAGTACGTGTACGCACGATGATCAGCGGAAGCGGCGGTGCCTGATCAGTGCATGACAGTGGCGCTTCTGAAAACTGCCACCCGCTCACGTGGTGGCAGGGACGAAGGTAGCGACGGCTGCCGGGGGCGACAACAGGCTGAGGCAAGCCCCAGGCAAAGCCTTGCCCTCGAAAGGGGATGGATCACCGTTCGCCCCGCCCCGAGGATTCCCAAAGGATCACAGGGCTGCTCAGAGCCGGGGGCGGGTGTATACGGTGGCGGGCATCGAGTCGAGGAGGACGCACATGGAGCCGGACGGGAACGCGCATGGAGCCGGATGAGGGGTCGGTCGGCTCCCTCGTCGAGCTCGGCCTCTCACGTTACGAGGCGCGGGTCTATCTCGCGCTCGTCAGGCGCGACTCCTACACCGCGGCGCAGGTGGCGCGGGAGGCGGAGGTGCCGCGCCAGCGCATTTACGACGTACTCGACAAGCTGGTCCGCGCACAGCTGGCCGTGGCCCACCGGGGGCGCGTCACGACGTTCACCGCGGTCGCTCCCGAGCTCGCCCTGACACGCCTGATGAACCGTCAAAGGG
Encoded here:
- a CDS encoding sensor histidine kinase, which translates into the protein MGDVLLIALYAFLGAAAAGLCGALALRLLRHRSLTASVTVVAAVAVLAMLAGTLAVAWAMLLNSHDLTVVTVVVAMAAVASLATALLLGRRVVASSRRLALATRSFGDGGRFDAPAGPTTAELAALSRELAATSAKLTESRERERALETSRRELVAWISHDLRTPLAGLRAMAEALEDGMAKDPDRYFRQIRTEVERLNSMVGDLFELSRIHAGALSLNPARMSVHDLIGDALAGADPLAREHGVRLVGERVDAVPVEVDGKEMTRVLANLLVNAIRHTPADGTVAVGAQDRDGAVTLSVTDGCGGIPDDDLPRVFDTGWRGTEARTPPGGAGLGLAIVRGIVEAHSGRAEVRNVAGGCRFELTLPTASA
- a CDS encoding TIGR04282 family arsenosugar biosynthesis glycosyltransferase, with the translated sequence MTGRECSQTSGTTLLVLAKAPVPGRVKTRLTPPYTPQEAARIAEASLADTLDAVLATPARRRVLVLDGEPGPWLPPGIEVIAQCAGGLDERIAAAFAACTGPALLIGMDTPQVSPALLAPALAGSGPGDAWFGPADDGGFWALGLTEPDPSLLLGVPMSVSETGRVQRQRLHDAGLVVRELARLRDVDTAQDARLVAAEAPHGRFARSLSVEPLVGARSPDGPPTDGPPGEAPAAGVGSMAGVHAW
- a CDS encoding IS701 family transposase yields the protein MRAGELAAVRMRLEEFASEVFAPLVRRDQREKGALYLRGLLLDGRRKSMQPMAERLGVDHQQLQQFMTSSTWAVQDVQSRLAWRAVASVRPQVWVVDDTGFPKDGRCSPGVARQYSGTLGKVGNCQIGVSVHAASDTASCPLSWRLFLPAPWDGPEAAARRRACRIPEAEHHRPKWQLALDMLDELAATGLRPAVLVADTGYGANADFRRGLEDRGLAYVLQAKGEMTAHGEQAAPHQPAYGGLGPRPLPRYRTSPCSLREHALTAGRDSGRTVSWRKGSKAAMSSHFVFLRVRLAGRRPKPADDGTIPLVWLIAQWPGGESEPVKYWISNLPAGMPAKDLVRLAKARWRIEHDYRELKTALGLDHFEGRSFTGWHRHVTLVTAAHLFLTEQRTSPKAPARA
- a CDS encoding glycosyltransferase family 2 protein; the encoded protein is MTETSSASPSAPRAVTVDVVLPCLDEAEALPWVLARIPDGWRAVVVDNGSSDGSPDVARALGATVVHEPRRGFGAACHAGLLAAEAEFVCFCDCDASLDPAELVRYVREVAEGTADLVLGRRRPQGLGAWPLHARAGNLALARMLRRRTGLRLRDLGPLRAARREALLELALTDRRSGYPLQMVVRAADAGWRVAEHDVAYRPRTGKSKVTGTWRGTWQAVHDMRQVLAERPAVARAAAVVR
- a CDS encoding IS701 family transposase, whose product is MRAGELAAVRMRLEEFASQVFAPLVRRDQREKGALYLRGLLLDGRRKSMQPMAERLGVDHQQLQQFMTSSTWAVQDVQSRLAWRAVASVRPQVWVVDDTGFPKDGRCSPGVARQYSGTLGKVGNCQIGVSVHAASDTASCPLSWRLFLPAPWDGPEAAARRRACRIPEAEHHRPKWQLALDMLDELAATGLRPAVLVADTGYGANADFRRGLEDRGLAYVLQAKGEMTAHGEQAAPHQPAYGGLGPRPLPRYRTSPCSLREHALTAGRDSGRTVSWRKGSKAAMSSHFVFLRVRLAGRRPKPADDGTIPLVWLIAQWPGGESEPVKYWISNLPAGMPAKDLVRLAKARWRIEHDYRELKTALGLDHFEGRSFTGWHRHVTLVTAAHLFLTEQRTSPKAPARA
- a CDS encoding putative Ig domain-containing protein — its product is MYVKRPFGLPALTGRVATAALGAAALVTGGLIAVAPSVAAATQSPATQSSATQSSATQSSATQSSATQSSATQSPATQSSGTHAANTQRLCAQPAKAGMMSCLALARTDVQHHLGISPNLLPSGYGPSDLQSAYALPANAGAGTTVAIVDAQDDPSAESDLATYRSQYGLPACTTANGCFKKADQNGGTNYPTADSGWAGEISLDVDMVSAVCPQCHILLVEANSANMDDLGAAVNRAVTMGAKYVSNSYGGSEDSTDPSSDSSYFNHPGVAITVSSGDSGYGVEYPAASQYVTSVGGTSLSRASTTRGWSESVWGSSSGGEGAGSGCSAYDPKPSWQHDTGCAKRTVADVSAVADPNTGLAVYDSYQASGWNVYGGTSASSPIIAGVYALAGTPAANTIPASYPYAHTSSLNDVTSGANGSCSPAYLCKAAAGYDGPTGLGTPNGTAAFTSGTSTGNTVTVTNPGNQSTQVNTAASLQILATDSGSGQTLTYSATGLPAGLSINASTGLISGTPTTAGSYNVTVTAKDSTNASGSTSFTWTVTPAGGGGCTAAQLLGNPGFETGSATPWSATSGVVDSSSGEPAHSGSWKAWLNGYGTTHTDSLSQTVTIPAGCHATLSYYLHIDTKETTTTVAYDKLTVTAGSTTLASYSNLNKNTGFAQKSFDLSSFAGQTVTLKFNGAEDASLATSFVIDDTAVNVS
- a CDS encoding class I SAM-dependent methyltransferase; the protein is MVRALSATVPAAWHADPYTDALRSGRGPLFLRRPDGWLLPLEVERWCAEPDLADRTVLRRCRGTVLDIGCGPGRLVAALAADGIAALGVDVSAEAVRHTRDRGGSALCRSVFDHLPGEGRWDTALLVDGNVGIGGDPAALLGRVAQLVVPGGLLLAEAAPYEIDERMRVRVTDARGAAGGDFPWARLGTNALLSCALPLGWRPAGRWTAAGRAFVALRLD
- a CDS encoding response regulator transcription factor — encoded protein: MHSTESRILVVDDDPTVAEVVTGYLERAGHAVDLAGDGPAALRAAARRRPDLVVLDLMLPGMDGLEVCRRLRADAPVPVIMLTARGDEDDRILGLEIGADDYVTKPFSPRELVLRVESVLRRARAASARPGPPMTRCGIALDPAARTASKDGSELALTLREFDLLAYLLARPGEAISRERLMHEVWGWEFGDLSTVTVHVRRLRGKIETDPAKPALIRTVWGVGYRFEAGPDTSPTQTRPDTSPTQTRPDTSSTGAGPLESAITEGAHRG